The Cystobacter fuscus DSM 2262 genome includes a region encoding these proteins:
- a CDS encoding peroxiredoxin family protein: MSSLDVPLTLLDPRGGWINAPVHVHDLHGRPVLLYFWTERFASSQTQLPRLQALVREFLPRGLQVIGVHEPMKGQDAKQAMDTNDIEATVKRLGFHHPVAVDDGSMAKAYGVQGTPAYLVFDESLKLRLRVLGDESLEEVLRPLLERLTSAESTSGASAP; the protein is encoded by the coding sequence ATGTCCTCACTCGACGTTCCCCTGACGCTGTTGGATCCGCGGGGCGGTTGGATCAACGCTCCGGTACACGTTCACGACCTGCATGGACGGCCCGTACTGCTGTACTTCTGGACGGAGCGCTTCGCCTCCAGCCAGACCCAGCTCCCACGGCTCCAGGCCCTGGTGAGGGAGTTCCTCCCCCGAGGGCTCCAGGTGATTGGCGTCCACGAGCCCATGAAGGGACAGGACGCGAAGCAGGCCATGGACACGAACGACATCGAGGCCACGGTCAAGCGCCTGGGCTTCCACCACCCGGTGGCGGTGGACGATGGCTCCATGGCGAAGGCCTATGGTGTCCAGGGCACCCCCGCCTACCTCGTGTTCGACGAGTCGCTGAAGCTGCGCCTGCGCGTGCTGGGCGATGAGTCCCTGGAGGAGGTGCTGCGGCCGCTGCTGGAGCGGCTCACCTCCGCCGAGTCCACCTCCGGCGCGTCCGCGCCCTGA
- a CDS encoding SDR family NAD(P)-dependent oxidoreductase — MADHKKKESSRLTLSAVAAAGVGAVMGLRALRREKPSFQGRTVLVTGGSRGLGLEMARLFVAEGARVVLCAREQVELTRAKDELEASGGEVLAIPCDVTDRVQVEAMVARVHERFGPVDVLVNNAGTIQVGPLESMDEQDFSEAMNLHFWAPLYTTLAVLPEMKQRGWGRIVNISSIGGKVSVPHMLPYSSSKFALVGLSDGLRVELAQDGILVTTVCPGLMRTGSPPNVVVKGDHEAEYAWFITSDSLPGLSMNAERAARKIIESCRRGDAEALVGLPAKVATLARTLAPNLTAAVLAQITRLMPQDGSTERHWGFESETPLTRSWVTQLTRWAAQRNNELLH; from the coding sequence ATGGCCGACCACAAGAAGAAGGAGTCTTCGCGGCTGACACTGAGCGCCGTGGCCGCGGCGGGCGTGGGCGCGGTGATGGGACTGCGCGCCCTGCGGCGCGAGAAGCCGTCCTTCCAGGGACGCACGGTGTTGGTGACGGGTGGCTCGCGCGGACTGGGCCTGGAGATGGCCCGGCTCTTCGTCGCCGAGGGAGCGCGCGTCGTGTTGTGCGCGCGCGAGCAGGTGGAGCTGACGCGGGCGAAGGACGAGCTGGAGGCCAGCGGCGGCGAAGTGCTGGCGATCCCGTGCGACGTGACGGACCGGGTGCAGGTGGAGGCGATGGTGGCCCGGGTGCACGAGCGCTTCGGCCCGGTGGACGTGCTGGTGAACAACGCCGGCACCATCCAGGTGGGGCCCCTCGAGTCCATGGACGAGCAGGACTTCTCCGAGGCGATGAACCTGCACTTCTGGGCGCCGCTCTACACGACGCTGGCGGTGCTGCCGGAGATGAAGCAACGGGGCTGGGGCCGCATCGTGAACATCTCCTCCATTGGAGGAAAGGTCAGCGTGCCGCACATGCTGCCCTACAGCTCGAGCAAGTTCGCCCTGGTGGGGTTGTCGGACGGGCTGCGCGTGGAGCTGGCGCAGGACGGAATTCTCGTGACGACGGTGTGCCCGGGACTGATGCGCACGGGCAGCCCGCCCAACGTGGTCGTCAAGGGAGACCACGAGGCGGAGTACGCCTGGTTCATCACGAGCGACTCGTTGCCGGGCCTGTCGATGAACGCGGAGCGGGCGGCGCGAAAAATCATCGAGTCCTGCCGCCGGGGTGACGCGGAGGCCCTGGTGGGACTGCCCGCCAAGGTCGCCACGCTCGCCAGGACGCTGGCGCCCAACCTCACGGCGGCGGTGCTCGCGCAGATCACCCGCCTGATGCCCCAGGACGGCAGCACCGAGCGGCACTGGGGCTTCGAGAGCGAGACGCCCCTCACGCGCTCCTGGGTCACCCAGCTCACGCGGTGGGCGGCCCAGCGCAACAACGAGCTGCTGCACTGA
- the araH gene encoding L-arabinose ABC transporter permease AraH — protein sequence MNRLKRIVLGEQGLVILFLLALAIVSLTVPNFMTQRNVLGLLQAVVTIGIVSCTMMLCLASRDVDLSVGSTVAFTGMIAVMMANHTENILLGLLAAIAAGVVVGAVNGVIIAKLGVNAFITTLATMQVVRGLALISSDGRAVGVDDSDYFEIAQKSVVGVPMPILVMVVVFLLFGFVLNRTVFGRNTLAIGGNPDASRLAGLNVGATRVIIFVLQGIACAVAGILLSSRITSGQPNAAQGLELSVISACVLGGVSMSGGRAAVSGVLVGVLIMGIAENVMNLMNIQAFYQYVARGVILLLAVLLDNLRTRAMGRR from the coding sequence ATGAATCGTTTGAAGCGCATCGTGCTCGGTGAGCAGGGATTGGTCATCCTGTTCCTGCTCGCCCTGGCGATCGTCTCCCTCACCGTTCCCAACTTCATGACCCAGCGCAACGTGCTGGGTCTGCTGCAGGCGGTGGTGACCATCGGCATCGTGTCCTGCACGATGATGTTGTGCCTGGCCTCGCGCGACGTGGACCTGTCGGTCGGCTCGACGGTGGCCTTCACCGGCATGATCGCCGTGATGATGGCCAACCACACCGAGAACATCCTGCTCGGGCTGCTGGCGGCGATCGCGGCCGGCGTGGTGGTGGGCGCGGTCAACGGCGTCATCATCGCGAAGCTCGGCGTCAACGCCTTCATCACCACGCTGGCGACCATGCAGGTGGTGCGCGGCCTGGCGCTGATCTCCTCCGACGGACGCGCCGTCGGCGTGGATGACTCGGACTACTTCGAGATCGCGCAGAAGAGCGTGGTGGGCGTGCCGATGCCCATCCTCGTGATGGTGGTCGTCTTCCTGCTCTTCGGCTTCGTGCTCAACCGCACCGTGTTCGGGCGCAACACCCTGGCCATTGGTGGCAACCCGGACGCCTCGCGGCTGGCCGGCCTCAACGTCGGCGCCACCCGCGTCATCATCTTCGTGCTGCAAGGCATCGCGTGCGCGGTCGCCGGCATCCTGCTGTCCTCGCGCATCACCAGCGGTCAGCCCAACGCGGCCCAGGGGCTCGAGCTGTCGGTCATCTCCGCGTGCGTGCTGGGCGGCGTGTCGATGTCCGGTGGCCGGGCGGCCGTCTCCGGCGTGCTGGTGGGTGTGCTCATCATGGGCATCGCGGAGAACGTGATGAACCTGATGAACATCCAGGCCTTCTACCAGTACGTGGCCCGAGGCGTGATCCTGCTGCTCGCCGTGCTGCTCGACAACCTGCGCACGCGCGCGATGGGGCGGCGCTGA
- the araG gene encoding L-arabinose ABC transporter ATP-binding protein AraG, giving the protein MTPFLEFTNITKSFPGVRALKELSFSVPAGRVIGLLGENGAGKSTLIKILGGDYQPDSGEIRIAGQARRFTSTRASLAAGVTVVHQELQLVPELTVAENLMLGRFPAKAGVVDFRKLFEQVGAVLKDIGVEVDPRVKVSELSIGTRQMVEIAKAAIFDASVIALDEPTSSLSAHESEVLFRLVARLREAGKVILYVSHRLDELFRLCDGCVVLRDGRLVAHHETMEGLTREVLVREMVGREIQDIWGWRPRKLGEVRLSASGVRGSRLPIPASFEVRAGEILGFFGLVGAGRSELSRLLYGADRRHAGELRMDGQPIHVRDPRQAVRAGLVLCPEDRKADGILQGRSVEENVNVSCRRHFSPLGLINPGREARMAEDYIKRLGVRTPSRFQDIVNLSGGNQQKVILSRWLAEQGIKVFIVDEPTRGIDVGAKSDIYEVLYGLAEQGIAIIVISSELPEVMGISDRILVMCGGRITAEFDRPHFSEEKLLAAALPDRSVAQVAQEDSK; this is encoded by the coding sequence ATGACCCCGTTCCTCGAATTCACGAACATCACCAAGAGCTTCCCCGGGGTCCGCGCCCTCAAGGAGTTGAGCTTCTCCGTCCCCGCCGGCCGGGTCATCGGCCTGCTGGGCGAGAACGGCGCGGGCAAGTCCACGCTCATCAAGATCTTGGGCGGGGACTACCAGCCGGACTCGGGAGAAATTCGCATCGCGGGCCAGGCGCGGCGCTTCACCTCGACGCGCGCCTCGCTCGCCGCCGGAGTCACCGTGGTGCACCAGGAGCTGCAACTGGTGCCCGAGCTGACGGTGGCCGAGAACCTCATGCTCGGCCGCTTCCCCGCGAAGGCGGGGGTGGTGGACTTCCGCAAGCTGTTCGAGCAGGTGGGCGCCGTCCTGAAGGACATCGGCGTGGAGGTGGATCCCCGGGTCAAGGTCTCCGAGCTGTCGATCGGCACCCGGCAGATGGTGGAGATCGCCAAGGCGGCCATCTTCGACGCCTCCGTCATCGCCCTGGACGAGCCCACCTCCTCGCTCTCCGCGCACGAGAGTGAGGTGCTCTTCCGCCTGGTGGCCCGGCTGCGCGAGGCGGGCAAGGTCATCCTCTACGTGTCACACCGGTTGGATGAGCTGTTCCGGCTGTGCGACGGCTGCGTGGTGCTGCGCGATGGCCGCCTGGTGGCGCATCACGAGACCATGGAGGGCCTCACGCGCGAGGTGCTGGTGCGCGAGATGGTGGGGCGGGAGATCCAGGACATCTGGGGCTGGCGGCCCCGGAAGCTGGGCGAGGTGCGCCTGTCGGCCTCGGGGGTGAGGGGCTCGCGCCTGCCCATTCCCGCGTCCTTCGAGGTGCGCGCCGGGGAGATCCTCGGCTTCTTCGGGCTGGTGGGGGCGGGGCGCAGCGAGCTGTCGCGCCTGCTCTACGGCGCCGACCGGCGTCACGCGGGCGAGTTGCGGATGGATGGCCAGCCCATCCACGTGCGCGACCCGCGGCAGGCGGTGCGCGCGGGGCTCGTGCTCTGTCCGGAGGACCGCAAGGCGGATGGCATCCTCCAGGGCCGCTCGGTGGAGGAGAACGTCAACGTCTCCTGCCGCCGCCACTTCTCGCCGCTGGGGCTCATCAACCCGGGCCGCGAGGCGCGCATGGCCGAGGACTACATCAAGCGGCTCGGGGTGCGCACGCCGTCGCGCTTCCAGGACATCGTCAACCTGTCGGGCGGCAATCAGCAGAAGGTCATCCTGTCGCGCTGGCTGGCCGAGCAGGGCATCAAGGTCTTCATCGTCGACGAGCCCACCCGTGGCATCGACGTGGGGGCCAAGAGCGACATCTACGAGGTGCTGTACGGACTGGCGGAGCAGGGCATCGCCATCATCGTCATCTCCAGCGAGCTGCCCGAGGTCATGGGCATCAGCGACCGGATTCTCGTCATGTGCGGTGGCCGCATCACGGCGGAGTTCGACCGACCCCACTTCTCCGAGGAGAAACTCCTGGCGGCGGCACTGCCCGACCGCTCCGTGGCCCAGGTGGCCCAAGAGGATTCGAAATGA
- a CDS encoding arabinose ABC transporter substrate-binding protein, translating into MRLWKNLIVACAVSLLSAFTASAADAKDVKIGFVVKQPEEPWFQDEWKFADIAAKEKGFTLVKIGAEDGEKALAAIDNLGAQGAQGVIICTPDVKLGPGLVARANANQLKLMTVDDRLVDSKGRPLEKVPHMGISATKIGEAVGQAIVDQIKARGWNMKEVGAIRVSYDQLPTAKERVEGAISVLKKNGFLAQNIFDAPQSKTDTEAALNAANVVLNKNAGLKKWVAFGLNDEAVLGAVRATETAGLKAADVVGIGIGGSDASINEFKKSAPTGFYGSIIISPKRHGYETALNMFNWVSTGKEPEKLILTSGELATRDTYKDVRKQLGL; encoded by the coding sequence ATGCGCCTTTGGAAGAACCTGATCGTGGCTTGTGCCGTGTCCTTGCTCTCGGCGTTCACCGCCTCCGCCGCCGACGCCAAGGACGTGAAGATTGGCTTTGTCGTCAAGCAGCCCGAGGAGCCCTGGTTCCAGGACGAGTGGAAGTTCGCGGACATCGCGGCCAAGGAGAAGGGCTTCACCCTGGTGAAGATTGGCGCCGAGGACGGGGAGAAGGCCCTGGCGGCCATCGACAACCTCGGGGCGCAGGGCGCCCAGGGCGTCATCATCTGCACGCCCGACGTGAAGCTCGGGCCGGGTCTGGTGGCCCGGGCCAATGCCAACCAGCTCAAGCTCATGACGGTGGATGACCGGCTGGTGGACAGCAAGGGCCGGCCGCTGGAGAAGGTGCCGCACATGGGCATCTCCGCCACCAAGATTGGCGAGGCGGTGGGGCAGGCCATCGTGGATCAGATCAAGGCGCGGGGCTGGAACATGAAGGAAGTCGGCGCCATCCGCGTCTCCTATGATCAGCTCCCCACGGCGAAGGAGCGCGTCGAGGGCGCCATCTCCGTGCTCAAGAAGAACGGCTTCCTGGCGCAGAACATCTTCGACGCGCCCCAGAGCAAGACGGACACCGAGGCGGCGCTCAACGCGGCCAACGTGGTGCTCAACAAGAACGCGGGCCTCAAGAAGTGGGTGGCGTTCGGCCTCAACGACGAGGCGGTGCTCGGCGCCGTCCGGGCCACCGAGACGGCCGGGCTGAAGGCGGCGGACGTGGTGGGCATCGGCATCGGTGGCTCGGACGCGTCCATCAACGAGTTCAAGAAGTCCGCCCCGACGGGCTTCTACGGCAGCATCATCATCTCGCCCAAGCGCCACGGCTACGAGACCGCGCTCAACATGTTCAACTGGGTGAGCACCGGCAAGGAGCCGGAGAAGCTCATCCTCACCTCGGGCGAGCTGGCCACCCGCGACACGTACAAGGACGTCCGCAAGCAGCTCGGACTCTAG
- a CDS encoding alpha/beta fold hydrolase, which yields MKNHLILLLAVAALSACGPEDESLEAHLGTGAEALGAEAGPREGFVWLSTGVRMHYVEQGRRDGPVLVLLHGYTDSYRSFDLDYPLLSRRYHVYALDQRGHGDSSRPGGGYSQSDFAADVVAFLDARGHRRATLVGHSMGSFIAQQVALESPQRVQALVLVGSAPTARGNAVIADLKSVVDTLSDPIDPAFVRDFQASTFHRPIPSTFLDTAVAESLKVPARVWKDALAGLAAEDHSTQLGSIRVPALVVGGDQDGIFSVAEQRALAEELGRGRLLLYPDTGHAPHVERPERFVADVTAFLDSLHP from the coding sequence ATGAAGAACCATCTGATCCTGCTGCTCGCCGTGGCGGCGCTGAGCGCCTGCGGTCCGGAAGACGAATCCCTGGAAGCCCACCTGGGCACGGGGGCCGAGGCCCTCGGCGCCGAGGCGGGCCCGCGCGAGGGCTTCGTGTGGCTGTCCACCGGCGTGCGCATGCACTACGTCGAGCAGGGCCGCCGCGACGGCCCGGTGCTCGTGCTGCTGCACGGCTACACCGACTCGTACCGCTCCTTCGATCTGGACTACCCGCTGCTGTCGCGCCGCTATCACGTCTACGCGCTCGACCAGCGCGGCCACGGTGACTCCTCGCGGCCCGGCGGCGGCTATTCCCAGTCCGACTTCGCCGCCGACGTGGTGGCCTTCCTCGACGCCCGGGGCCACCGGCGCGCCACCCTCGTGGGCCACTCCATGGGCAGCTTCATCGCCCAGCAGGTCGCCCTCGAGTCCCCCCAGCGCGTCCAGGCCCTCGTGCTCGTCGGCTCGGCCCCCACCGCCCGGGGCAATGCCGTCATCGCCGACCTGAAGTCCGTCGTGGACACGCTGAGCGATCCCATCGACCCGGCCTTCGTGCGCGACTTCCAGGCGAGCACCTTCCACCGCCCCATCCCCTCCACCTTCCTCGACACCGCCGTCGCCGAGAGCCTCAAGGTGCCCGCTCGCGTCTGGAAGGACGCCCTGGCGGGACTCGCCGCCGAGGACCATTCCACCCAGCTCGGGAGCATCCGCGTCCCCGCGCTCGTCGTGGGCGGGGACCAGGACGGCATCTTCTCCGTCGCCGAGCAGCGGGCGCTCGCCGAGGAGCTGGGCCGGGGCCGGCTGCTGCTCTACCCGGACACCGGCCACGCCCCCCACGTCGAGCGGCCCGAGCGATTCGTCGCCGACGTCACCGCGTTCCTCGACTCGCTGCACCCGTAG
- a CDS encoding helix-turn-helix transcriptional regulator, translating to MPRAREDMGMVDSPGLTEKEWPLAFELLRALDDASSFSELYESTEQVLARLCGAHHVALCMAQPDNPMAFEFKTRTLWPLLGDLPRWSSTDFVSRGVIQRPNKALTEQEMLQGTALDQTETWRRSRDKGLDLHRALAMLVLPEGPGVAGGVTLYWEDPRLSPRKSQRILDWFMPRFRRAFQTLHRITECTTRQQVLESIAGQDSAALVLTSRGKEFLRTASATALLRRWFSRFELDASGLPRQWVERLALLVRTDGQLGPEPYTWRREGTCRDLEVTFLPLHVAGLRLWELKLKETVLLPEAWRVLLTPTQLQVADCVLRGMQDKEIALELRMALGTVKEHTDASYDRVGADGRNDFISRALRLSRTP from the coding sequence ATGCCTCGGGCTCGGGAGGACATGGGCATGGTCGACTCGCCGGGATTGACGGAGAAGGAATGGCCTCTGGCCTTCGAGCTGCTGCGCGCGCTCGACGACGCCTCGAGCTTCTCGGAGCTGTATGAGTCCACGGAGCAGGTGCTGGCCAGACTCTGCGGGGCGCACCACGTGGCGCTGTGCATGGCCCAGCCCGACAACCCCATGGCGTTCGAATTCAAGACGCGCACGCTGTGGCCCCTGCTCGGGGATCTCCCCCGCTGGAGCAGCACCGACTTCGTGAGCCGCGGCGTCATCCAGCGACCCAACAAGGCGTTGACAGAGCAGGAGATGCTCCAGGGCACAGCGCTCGATCAGACCGAGACGTGGCGACGAAGCCGGGACAAAGGACTGGATCTCCACCGGGCCCTGGCGATGTTGGTCCTCCCCGAGGGGCCAGGCGTCGCGGGAGGCGTCACCCTCTACTGGGAGGACCCCCGGCTGTCCCCCAGGAAGAGCCAACGCATCCTCGACTGGTTCATGCCCCGGTTCCGGCGTGCGTTCCAGACCCTCCACCGCATCACCGAATGCACCACCCGGCAGCAGGTCCTGGAGTCAATCGCCGGTCAGGACTCCGCGGCCCTCGTGTTGACCTCCCGGGGGAAGGAATTCCTGCGGACGGCCTCCGCCACCGCGCTGCTGCGCAGGTGGTTTTCCCGCTTCGAGCTCGACGCCTCGGGACTCCCCCGGCAGTGGGTGGAGCGGCTGGCCCTGCTGGTGAGAACGGACGGCCAACTCGGACCGGAGCCGTACACGTGGCGCCGCGAGGGAACCTGCCGGGATCTGGAGGTGACGTTCCTGCCCCTGCACGTCGCGGGACTTCGCTTGTGGGAGTTGAAGCTGAAGGAGACCGTGCTCCTGCCCGAGGCCTGGCGGGTGTTGTTGACCCCGACGCAGCTCCAGGTGGCGGACTGCGTGCTCCGGGGGATGCAGGACAAGGAGATCGCCCTCGAGCTCCGCATGGCCCTGGGCACCGTGAAGGAACACACCGATGCGAGCTACGACAGGGTGGGCGCGGATGGCCGCAACGACTTCATCTCCCGGGCCTTGCGGTTGAGCCGCACCCCGTGA
- a CDS encoding MJ1255/VC2487 family glycosyltransferase, with amino-acid sequence MRILYGVVGEGMGHATRSRVILEELTREHEVQIVVSGRAKDYLAKRFDQVHGIWGLTLAYEGNSVKKLQTLLQNLSGAIKGWPHNIRQYFELAEKFQPDVVVSDFESFSYLFGRNHRLPVISVDNMQIINRCQHDSALLAGWEEDFEGTRAIVKSKLPGCFHYLTTTFFYPPVRKERTTLLPSILRPEILAARSEPGEHLLVYQTSTSNTALPDILKQSGLPCHIYGLRRDLTEDVRDGNLLYRPFSEAGFIDDLRTARAVVAGGGYTLMSEAVYLHKPMLALPVQGQFEQVLNALYLEKLGYGMYAPTLTVERLRDFLERVPQCQKALEGYTQDGNVKMMSALREQLARAAEYKGRWWEDVEPGEPVKG; translated from the coding sequence ATGCGAATCCTCTACGGTGTCGTTGGTGAAGGCATGGGGCACGCGACCCGCTCCCGCGTCATTCTCGAGGAGCTCACCCGCGAGCACGAGGTGCAGATCGTCGTCTCGGGGCGGGCCAAGGACTACCTGGCCAAACGCTTCGACCAGGTGCACGGCATCTGGGGGCTCACCCTGGCCTACGAGGGCAACTCGGTGAAGAAGCTGCAGACGCTGCTGCAGAACCTCTCCGGGGCCATCAAGGGCTGGCCGCACAACATCCGCCAGTACTTCGAGCTCGCGGAGAAGTTCCAGCCCGACGTGGTGGTGAGCGACTTCGAGAGCTTCAGCTACCTCTTCGGCCGCAACCACCGCCTGCCCGTCATCAGCGTGGACAACATGCAGATCATCAACCGGTGCCAGCACGACAGCGCGCTGCTCGCCGGGTGGGAGGAGGACTTCGAGGGCACGCGCGCCATCGTGAAGTCCAAGCTGCCCGGCTGCTTCCACTACCTCACCACCACCTTCTTCTATCCGCCGGTGCGCAAGGAGCGCACCACGCTGCTGCCCTCCATCCTCCGGCCGGAGATCCTCGCCGCCCGCTCCGAGCCCGGCGAGCACCTGCTCGTCTACCAGACCTCCACCTCCAACACCGCGCTGCCGGACATCCTCAAGCAGAGCGGGCTGCCCTGCCACATCTACGGGCTGCGGAGGGATCTCACCGAGGACGTGCGCGACGGCAACCTGCTCTACCGCCCCTTCAGCGAGGCGGGCTTCATCGACGACCTGCGCACCGCGCGGGCCGTGGTGGCCGGTGGCGGCTACACCCTCATGAGCGAGGCCGTCTACCTGCACAAGCCCATGCTCGCGCTCCCCGTGCAGGGCCAGTTCGAGCAGGTGCTCAACGCCCTGTACCTGGAGAAGCTCGGCTACGGCATGTACGCGCCCACGCTCACCGTGGAGCGGCTGCGCGACTTCCTCGAGCGCGTCCCCCAGTGCCAGAAGGCGCTCGAGGGCTACACCCAGGACGGGAACGTGAAGATGATGAGCGCCCTGCGCGAGCAGCTCGCCCGGGCCGCCGAGTACAAGGGCCGCTGGTGGGAGGACGTCGAGCCGGGCGAACCCGTGAAGGGCTGA
- a CDS encoding LysR family transcriptional regulator has protein sequence MQLESLKMFCDVVETGSFSRAAQLNHVTQSAVSQQIRALENRYEQKLLSRSARQVTPTPAGERLFRGCKEILARFAEVEQEIREQSAEVHGTTTVSTIYSVGLHELRNVQKQLLKTHPKVNMRLNYRRNDQVYDDVILGAAEIGIVAYPQPRAGVDIHPFRDDKLAVVCAPNHPFASKAKVSLTALSGVPFIAFDREAPTRKALDRLVREKNLDLNPVMEIDNIETIKRAVEMGIGVAILPMATVAAEVAQGTIVSKPFAEGPVSRPIGLLIRKGKYLDRASAAVLEAFKLAEASAEES, from the coding sequence ATGCAGCTTGAATCCCTGAAAATGTTTTGTGACGTGGTTGAGACCGGCTCCTTCTCGCGCGCCGCGCAACTCAACCACGTGACCCAGTCGGCGGTGAGCCAGCAGATTCGTGCCCTGGAGAACCGCTACGAGCAGAAACTGTTGTCGCGCAGCGCGCGGCAGGTGACGCCGACGCCCGCGGGCGAGCGCCTCTTCCGCGGGTGCAAGGAAATCCTGGCGCGCTTCGCCGAGGTGGAGCAGGAGATCCGCGAGCAGTCCGCCGAGGTGCATGGCACCACGACGGTCTCCACCATCTATTCGGTGGGTCTGCACGAGCTGCGCAACGTGCAGAAGCAGCTGCTCAAGACCCATCCCAAGGTGAACATGCGCCTGAACTACCGGCGCAATGATCAGGTGTATGACGATGTCATCCTGGGTGCGGCGGAGATTGGCATTGTCGCCTATCCGCAGCCGCGCGCCGGCGTGGACATCCATCCGTTCCGCGATGACAAGCTGGCGGTTGTTTGCGCCCCCAACCACCCGTTCGCCAGCAAGGCGAAGGTGAGCCTCACGGCGCTCTCGGGCGTGCCCTTCATCGCCTTCGATCGCGAGGCGCCCACGCGCAAGGCGTTGGACCGGTTGGTGCGCGAGAAGAACCTGGATCTCAACCCGGTGATGGAGATCGACAACATCGAGACCATCAAGCGCGCGGTGGAGATGGGCATTGGCGTGGCCATCCTGCCCATGGCGACGGTGGCGGCCGAGGTGGCCCAGGGGACGATCGTCTCCAAGCCCTTCGCCGAGGGGCCGGTGTCCCGGCCGATCGGCCTGCTCATCCGCAAGGGCAAGTACCTGGACCGCGCGTCCGCCGCGGTGCTCGAGGCCTTCAAGCTCGCTGAAGCATCGGCCGAGGAGAGCTGA
- a CDS encoding alpha/beta fold hydrolase, protein MRRVVEWTQMPGEGPRILMLPGLGARGAGFQALARRLQHVARPLLVEYPEGPHAARGARALAQEVFEACGPVDAVVASSFGGMVAAHLAAAGAARGVAFLGSFTRTEHLGARGRLIAMMGPIAVLGRPGPLTAALASWKPIAPARVPEVVPTTRLERMTTLHRAFAIRGEPPPPSLRGLPVSCVCIQGSRDVLVPPATVKRLVASLPPGTPQHLLRGAGHVPYFTHPEECARLLEPWLAALAPPVMLSSPRPMLQRA, encoded by the coding sequence ATGCGGCGGGTGGTTGAGTGGACGCAGATGCCGGGCGAGGGACCCCGGATCCTGATGTTGCCAGGGCTGGGGGCCCGGGGCGCGGGCTTCCAGGCGCTCGCCAGACGGCTCCAGCACGTGGCGCGGCCCCTTCTCGTCGAGTACCCCGAGGGCCCTCACGCGGCCCGGGGCGCGAGGGCGCTCGCCCAGGAGGTCTTCGAGGCCTGCGGCCCGGTGGACGCCGTGGTGGCCAGCTCCTTCGGAGGCATGGTGGCCGCGCACCTGGCCGCGGCGGGCGCCGCGCGGGGCGTGGCCTTCCTGGGCTCCTTCACCCGCACCGAGCACCTGGGCGCGCGCGGCCGGCTCATCGCGATGATGGGGCCCATCGCCGTGCTGGGGCGGCCGGGTCCGCTCACCGCCGCCCTGGCTTCCTGGAAGCCCATCGCGCCCGCCCGCGTGCCCGAGGTGGTCCCCACCACCCGGCTCGAGCGGATGACCACGCTCCACCGGGCCTTCGCCATTCGTGGCGAGCCGCCGCCTCCGTCCCTGCGGGGCCTGCCCGTGTCGTGTGTGTGCATCCAGGGCAGTCGTGACGTGCTGGTGCCACCCGCGACGGTGAAGCGCCTCGTCGCCTCGCTGCCTCCGGGCACGCCCCAGCACCTGCTGCGCGGCGCCGGTCACGTGCCCTACTTCACCCACCCGGAGGAGTGCGCGCGCCTGCTCGAGCCCTGGCTCGCGGCGCTGGCGCCTCCCGTGATGCTCAGCTCTCCTCGGCCGATGCTTCAGCGAGCTTGA
- a CDS encoding TIGR02265 family protein, which produces MEHGAQQELERRLEVIRPEDTLRGFFFNGVLEQVRPLGDPVSWRRCIEAAGGDRFMAFFSYPMDSFIRLLYAAAGVLSEGRGDFRTALWHLGREMVPYYLESSAGQVLLLLARGEPRWLLEGLPSAFRTAVRHGECSVSWLGPNHGRLLFQGCTLPAEYYEGAVRGVFQSTRIAQTLVSARQVNLLDTEVEVSWDKDRHAAGG; this is translated from the coding sequence ATGGAGCACGGCGCACAGCAGGAACTGGAGCGGCGGCTGGAGGTGATTCGTCCCGAGGACACCCTGCGGGGTTTCTTCTTCAATGGCGTGCTGGAGCAGGTGCGCCCGCTGGGTGACCCGGTCTCCTGGCGCCGCTGCATCGAGGCGGCCGGGGGTGATCGGTTCATGGCCTTCTTCAGCTACCCCATGGATTCCTTCATCCGGCTGCTCTACGCCGCGGCGGGCGTGCTGAGCGAGGGGCGCGGGGACTTCCGCACGGCCTTGTGGCACCTGGGACGGGAGATGGTGCCGTACTACCTGGAATCCAGCGCGGGGCAGGTGCTGTTGCTGTTGGCTCGAGGGGAGCCGCGGTGGTTGCTCGAAGGACTTCCCTCCGCCTTCCGGACGGCCGTCCGGCATGGCGAGTGCTCGGTCTCCTGGTTGGGGCCGAACCATGGCCGGCTGCTCTTCCAGGGCTGTACCCTGCCGGCCGAGTACTACGAGGGCGCGGTGCGGGGCGTCTTCCAGAGCACGCGCATCGCGCAGACCCTGGTCAGCGCGCGGCAGGTGAACCTGCTCGACACGGAGGTGGAAGTGTCCTGGGACAAGGATCGACATGCGGCGGGTGGTTGA